One Ignavibacterium album JCM 16511 genomic region harbors:
- a CDS encoding RNA polymerase sigma factor, whose product MGSAQLTKTNSNDFELLQRVMKRDSKALEALYDKYSPLLFTLIRRIVKDDKLAEEVLADVFVIIWQKTNLYNFDYKNVFTWIVLLTKNKAVDTLRRRNGFAKVEYSDEYENNFIIPTVYDYNEFGFEEALNKSEQLKSAISKLTEAQRYVLQLAFFEGMTQSEIAAKLKIPLPTVKSKLTVALNSLKEKMNSEEV is encoded by the coding sequence ATGGGATCGGCACAATTGACCAAAACAAATTCAAATGATTTCGAACTGTTACAGAGAGTTATGAAACGCGACTCCAAAGCACTCGAGGCATTGTATGATAAATACTCTCCTTTATTGTTCACACTTATAAGAAGAATTGTTAAAGATGATAAACTTGCCGAAGAAGTGCTTGCTGATGTTTTTGTGATTATATGGCAAAAAACAAATCTCTATAATTTTGACTACAAAAATGTTTTCACCTGGATTGTTTTGTTAACAAAGAATAAAGCTGTTGATACTTTAAGAAGACGAAACGGATTTGCAAAAGTTGAATACAGCGATGAGTATGAAAATAATTTTATCATTCCCACTGTTTATGATTATAATGAATTCGGATTTGAAGAGGCATTAAATAAAAGCGAGCAATTAAAATCCGCCATTTCAAAACTAACAGAAGCACAAAGGTATGTTCTTCAACTTGCATTTTTTGAAGGAATGACACAGAGTGAAATTGCAGCAAAACTTAAAATTCCTCTCCCCACTGTTAAATCAAAATTAACAGTTGCCTTGAATTCCTTAAAAGAAAAAATGAATTCAGAGGAAGTTTAA
- the hisH gene encoding imidazole glycerol phosphate synthase subunit HisH, translated as MTTIVDFGDINSKEVAEALKIITNDFIVSSSEVDICRADKVIFPGAGSAKDVMKKIHLLNLFSVLRIIIDKPMLGIGLGMQIMCEYTSEGNLSCLGIFPGSIIGLENSNQSKTHEGFDKVKIIKDCPLFVDIPNESEFYFKHSYFLPVNEFTVATSKGGDREFTSAIQKNLSFGVQFHPEKSGEAGLKLLENFIKL; from the coding sequence ATGACAACAATTGTTGACTTTGGTGATATAAATTCAAAAGAAGTTGCTGAAGCACTAAAAATTATTACGAATGATTTTATAGTATCATCAAGTGAAGTTGATATTTGTCGGGCTGATAAAGTTATATTCCCGGGTGCAGGCAGTGCAAAAGATGTTATGAAGAAAATTCATCTTCTTAATCTTTTTTCTGTATTGAGAATAATTATTGATAAACCAATGCTCGGAATTGGTTTGGGAATGCAGATAATGTGTGAATACACTTCCGAAGGAAATCTTTCTTGCCTTGGAATATTTCCCGGAAGTATAATCGGTCTAGAAAATTCAAATCAAAGTAAAACACACGAAGGATTTGATAAAGTGAAAATAATTAAAGATTGTCCTTTATTCGTTGACATTCCAAACGAGTCAGAGTTTTACTTTAAGCATTCTTACTTTTTGCCAGTAAATGAATTTACTGTTGCAACAAGCAAGGGAGGTGATAGAGAGTTTACTTCTGCCATTCAAAAGAATTTATCATTTGGAGTTCAGTTTCATCCTGAAAAATCCGGTGAAGCAGGATTAAAACTTCTGGAAAATTTTATTAAGCTTTAA
- a CDS encoding DNA-3-methyladenine glycosylase I has translation MKNTSRCPWAADDKLMIKYHDEEWGVPLHNDRKLFEFLLLEGFQAGLSWRTILHKRKNFRKAFDNFDFNKIAKYDKRKINSLMKDEGIIRNKLKIESAVTNAKAFIQIRKEFGTFDKYIWSFVNYEPINNKFTSIKELPARTELSDKISEDLKKRGFKFVGSTVIYAHMQATGMVNDHLVYCFRYNQIKII, from the coding sequence ATGAAAAATACTTCCAGATGTCCGTGGGCTGCAGATGACAAGCTGATGATTAAGTATCACGATGAAGAATGGGGAGTTCCCCTACACAACGACAGAAAACTTTTTGAGTTTCTTTTACTTGAAGGATTTCAGGCAGGATTAAGCTGGAGAACGATTTTACATAAAAGAAAAAATTTCAGAAAAGCATTTGATAACTTTGACTTTAATAAAATTGCAAAGTATGACAAACGAAAAATAAATTCTTTAATGAAAGACGAAGGCATAATTCGCAATAAGCTGAAAATAGAATCCGCAGTAACAAATGCCAAAGCTTTCATTCAGATAAGAAAAGAATTCGGAACTTTTGATAAATATATCTGGAGTTTTGTCAATTACGAGCCAATCAATAATAAATTCACTTCCATAAAAGAATTACCAGCCCGCACAGAACTCTCCGATAAAATAAGTGAGGACCTTAAAAAACGAGGATTCAAATTTGTTGGTTCGACCGTTATTTATGCCCATATGCAGGCAACCGGAATGGTGAATGATCATCTGGTTTACTGCTTTCGTTACAATCAAATAAAAATAATCTAA
- a CDS encoding glycosyltransferase family 4 protein, protein MKVLYSCLSKSWGGMEMITLTFVKELLKRNIQVELLCLKESRIHVEACASGIITHPVKASGYFHPFTVIKVGYLIRKGHFSLIHTQASKDLWILVPALRIIKSNIPLFLTKQVGSFIVKKDFLHRFLYNRVTKAFAISRVIKKNLVETTPLDKDKIELVFNGIDTEKFNPANADRKKVRKEFSIADNELLIGMLARFSPGKGHEEFLMATKILSAKFDNLKFIIVGEASRGEDEYAASIKKLVSDYELTNVIFAGFRSDTPDVLSAMDIFVFPSHAEAFGIALAEAHSMALPSVCSNSDGVLDIAVDGETTLLFETKNADDLADKLEVLIKDAQLRERFGVNARKRAKELFDLNVIMQNTIEHYKNSLEG, encoded by the coding sequence ATGAAGGTTTTATATTCTTGCTTATCGAAAAGCTGGGGCGGAATGGAGATGATTACCTTGACTTTTGTGAAAGAACTTCTCAAAAGAAACATTCAGGTCGAACTTCTTTGCCTAAAAGAATCAAGAATTCATGTTGAAGCTTGCGCGTCAGGAATTATTACTCATCCAGTAAAAGCATCGGGATATTTTCATCCGTTTACTGTAATAAAAGTTGGATACCTTATCAGAAAAGGACACTTCAGTTTAATTCATACGCAGGCATCAAAAGATTTATGGATACTTGTACCAGCATTAAGAATAATTAAATCAAATATTCCTCTTTTTCTTACAAAACAGGTTGGTTCGTTCATTGTTAAAAAAGATTTCTTACACAGATTTTTATACAACAGAGTTACAAAAGCATTTGCAATCAGCAGAGTGATTAAAAAAAATCTTGTAGAAACCACTCCACTTGATAAAGACAAAATCGAACTTGTTTTTAACGGAATTGATACTGAAAAATTTAATCCAGCAAATGCTGATAGAAAAAAAGTAAGAAAAGAGTTTTCAATAGCTGATAATGAATTGCTTATCGGAATGCTTGCGCGTTTTAGTCCTGGTAAAGGTCACGAAGAATTTCTTATGGCTACAAAGATATTGTCAGCAAAGTTTGATAATCTGAAATTCATAATAGTTGGCGAAGCAAGTCGTGGCGAGGATGAATATGCAGCTTCAATTAAAAAGCTCGTAAGTGATTATGAATTAACAAATGTTATCTTTGCTGGATTCAGAAGCGATACACCTGATGTTCTTTCAGCAATGGATATTTTTGTTTTCCCTTCGCACGCAGAAGCATTTGGAATTGCTTTGGCAGAAGCTCACTCTATGGCATTACCATCAGTTTGTTCAAATTCTGATGGTGTGCTTGATATTGCAGTTGATGGTGAAACCACACTTCTGTTTGAAACAAAAAATGCTGATGATCTTGCTGATAAACTCGAGGTACTTATTAAAGATGCCCAATTAAGAGAACGATTTGGTGTTAATGCACGAAAGAGAGCAAAAGAATTATTCGACCTGAATGTTATAATGCAGAACACAATTGAACATTATAAAAATTCTTTAGAAGGATAA
- a CDS encoding DUF4922 domain-containing protein: MNHRVYDNEILNELISKNEIADASKYLFELQCNDWKLCRDNYEQLKNVRVKKFQFEGYSIKAQFNPGRIISTSAKVDPKSIQERKCFLCEENLPAEQKGILHKDEYIILINPYPIFPIHFTLTHTKHQQQRIFDTFTDLLDFSKDLSKHFTVIYNGPRCGASAPDHLHFQAGNKFFMPIDDEADLIANEYGSIVVDTEDLLIQTVDDGLRKFILLESIGKNLLVDSFAKFYKIYSELMNETDEPLMNIVSFYDSEFGWRVIIFLRAKHRSHHYFEEGENKLLVSPAAIDLGGVCIFPREEDFNRIDKELIKAIFNEVFINKTKLDELNNSLKKLF, from the coding sequence ATGAATCACAGAGTTTATGACAATGAAATATTGAATGAACTGATTTCAAAAAACGAAATCGCAGATGCATCAAAATATCTGTTTGAACTTCAATGTAACGACTGGAAACTTTGCCGTGATAATTATGAGCAGTTGAAAAATGTCAGAGTCAAAAAATTTCAGTTTGAAGGATATTCCATTAAAGCACAGTTTAATCCGGGCAGAATAATTTCCACTTCAGCTAAGGTTGATCCGAAATCAATTCAGGAAAGAAAATGTTTTCTTTGCGAAGAAAATCTTCCTGCTGAACAAAAAGGAATTCTGCATAAGGATGAGTATATCATACTGATAAATCCGTATCCAATTTTTCCAATCCATTTTACTTTGACTCACACAAAACATCAGCAGCAAAGAATATTTGATACATTCACAGATCTACTCGATTTCAGTAAAGATTTATCAAAACATTTCACTGTAATTTATAACGGACCAAGATGCGGTGCCTCTGCTCCGGATCATTTACACTTTCAGGCGGGAAATAAATTCTTTATGCCAATTGATGATGAAGCAGATCTGATTGCAAACGAATATGGTTCGATTGTGGTTGATACAGAAGATCTTCTGATTCAAACAGTTGATGATGGATTAAGAAAGTTTATTTTATTAGAAAGTATCGGAAAGAATTTGTTGGTTGATTCCTTCGCAAAGTTTTATAAGATATACTCTGAACTAATGAATGAAACAGATGAACCATTGATGAATATCGTTTCATTTTATGATTCTGAATTTGGCTGGAGAGTAATAATATTTCTTCGTGCAAAGCATCGCTCACATCACTATTTTGAAGAAGGTGAAAACAAACTGCTTGTTAGTCCTGCCGCAATTGATCTTGGCGGAGTTTGTATTTTCCCTCGCGAAGAAGATTTTAACAGAATTGATAAAGAGCTGATTAAGGCAATATTCAATGAAGTCTTTATAAATAAAACTAAACTAGATGAATTAAACAATTCATTAAAAAAATTATTTTAA
- a CDS encoding SpoIID/LytB domain-containing protein, with the protein MKFNTEPWLNVGILTDNKIRFELYGDFSSLATNKILNGIFTAELNNNKIICKGTNITVEAEDEIIFEPSDPVSESFLLRDVIIGVKFHWERREKQRFNYFLKIIKNGNQLTAINYLPVEAYLTSVISSEMSARCSINLLRSQAVVARSWLLAQLQNKEKEKIKDPSLKPIKTDEELITWYDREAHTLFDVCADDHCQRFQGVTKVTTETAFKAIKDTRGIVLISDDEICDTRYSKSCGGMSESYENVWEPVKYKYLQPVIDYKFEPENLELDLTKEENAVKWIKANPPAFCNTSDPKILNQILLDYDQETKDFYRWKVEYSQNELSNLIKEKLGIDFGDIVDLVPVERGYSARLIKLKIVGEKKSFVIGKELEIRRVLSPSHLYSSAFYVEKGNIKEGIPQKFILHGAGWGHGVGLCQIGAAVMAEQGYQFDEILIHYFPNAKIRRIYS; encoded by the coding sequence ATGAAGTTTAATACAGAACCCTGGCTGAATGTCGGTATTCTCACAGACAATAAAATCAGATTTGAGCTTTATGGCGACTTTAGCTCATTAGCTACAAACAAAATTTTAAATGGAATTTTTACCGCCGAGCTTAATAACAATAAAATAATTTGTAAAGGAACCAACATAACTGTTGAAGCAGAGGATGAAATAATTTTTGAACCTTCAGATCCGGTATCAGAAAGTTTTCTGCTTCGCGATGTTATAATCGGAGTAAAGTTTCACTGGGAAAGAAGAGAGAAGCAGCGCTTTAATTACTTTCTTAAAATTATTAAGAACGGAAACCAACTTACTGCAATTAATTACCTGCCAGTTGAAGCTTATCTGACAAGTGTAATTTCATCTGAAATGAGTGCGAGATGTTCAATCAATTTGCTTCGCTCACAGGCCGTCGTTGCAAGGAGCTGGCTGCTTGCACAGCTTCAAAACAAGGAAAAAGAAAAAATTAAAGACCCTTCGCTCAAGCCGATAAAAACTGACGAAGAACTAATTACCTGGTATGACCGCGAAGCTCACACTCTTTTTGATGTGTGTGCGGATGATCATTGTCAGAGATTTCAGGGAGTTACAAAAGTTACAACCGAAACTGCTTTCAAAGCTATTAAAGATACTAGAGGAATTGTGCTTATAAGTGATGATGAAATATGCGATACGAGATATTCAAAATCCTGCGGAGGAATGAGTGAATCGTATGAGAATGTTTGGGAACCTGTTAAGTATAAATATTTACAACCGGTTATTGATTATAAATTCGAACCTGAAAATCTTGAGCTTGATTTAACAAAAGAAGAAAATGCCGTTAAGTGGATTAAAGCCAATCCACCTGCATTTTGTAATACAAGCGACCCCAAAATTCTTAATCAGATTTTACTGGATTATGACCAGGAGACAAAAGATTTTTATCGCTGGAAAGTTGAATATTCACAAAATGAATTAAGTAATCTGATCAAAGAAAAACTCGGAATTGATTTTGGTGATATAGTTGATCTTGTTCCCGTTGAAAGAGGTTACTCGGCAAGATTGATTAAATTAAAAATTGTTGGGGAAAAAAAATCCTTTGTAATCGGGAAAGAACTTGAAATAAGAAGAGTGCTTTCACCAAGCCATCTTTACAGCAGTGCATTTTATGTTGAAAAGGGAAATATTAAAGAAGGCATTCCTCAGAAATTTATTTTACACGGGGCTGGTTGGGGACACGGTGTTGGCTTGTGTCAGATTGGTGCGGCAGTAATGGCAGAGCAAGGATATCAGTTTGATGAGATACTCATTCATTATTTCCCAAATGCTAAGATAAGAAGGATTTATAGCTGA
- a CDS encoding acyl-CoA thioesterase, producing the protein METKKEFSSFVTEIIVRPDDIDMNNHVHNSKYLDYVQTARYIQMRDNYKFPMEEYLERGYNWYASTAHIEFKRSLKFGDIAVVKTQIKEWSGAQVIINFWIMNKQTNKVAAEGYIVYTFVSLSSGRPVRIPEDVLKRHNI; encoded by the coding sequence ATGGAAACAAAAAAAGAATTCTCTTCATTCGTGACAGAAATAATTGTAAGACCAGATGATATTGATATGAACAATCATGTTCACAATTCAAAATATCTGGATTATGTTCAGACTGCAAGATACATTCAGATGCGCGATAATTATAAATTCCCGATGGAAGAATATCTTGAACGAGGTTATAACTGGTATGCAAGTACTGCTCACATTGAGTTCAAGCGTTCATTAAAGTTTGGTGATATTGCTGTTGTAAAAACTCAGATTAAAGAATGGAGCGGTGCTCAGGTAATAATTAATTTCTGGATAATGAATAAACAAACTAATAAAGTTGCTGCTGAAGGATACATTGTTTATACATTTGTTTCACTTTCTTCCGGAAGGCCGGTTAGAATTCCCGAAGATGTTCTTAAAAGACATAACATCTGA
- the rocF gene encoding arginase, whose protein sequence is MPRENISIIGFPMDLGSGRRGVDMGPSALRIANLERRLRNLGYKVEDLGDIKIKIMEKQRVGDPKLRYLNEVLKTSLTLARTVEKVLDKGNFPLCIGGDHSMAIGTIAGIAAHCKKNKKSLGVIWIDAHADMNTHETTPSGNIHGMPLAASMGLGHPSLVNFYGIKPKLKPEHCALIGIRSVDIEERKNIRKLNPAVYTMSDVDKLGIHRVISRVLKQFRQQVDHIHVSFDVDSVDPSIAPGVGTPVKGGLNYREAHLLMETIAECGCMSSLEVAEVNPILDVHNTSAVFAAELIASSMGQRIL, encoded by the coding sequence ATGCCAAGAGAAAATATCTCAATAATCGGATTTCCTATGGACCTCGGTTCAGGCAGAAGAGGTGTCGATATGGGTCCCTCTGCATTGAGAATTGCTAACCTTGAAAGACGACTTCGTAACCTTGGTTATAAAGTTGAAGATTTAGGCGACATCAAAATCAAAATAATGGAAAAGCAAAGAGTCGGCGATCCAAAGCTTCGTTATCTTAATGAAGTTTTAAAAACTTCCTTAACACTTGCCAGAACAGTTGAGAAAGTTCTCGATAAAGGAAATTTCCCTCTTTGCATCGGAGGTGATCATTCAATGGCTATAGGAACGATTGCCGGAATTGCAGCTCATTGCAAAAAAAATAAAAAATCTCTTGGCGTTATCTGGATTGATGCTCATGCCGATATGAATACACACGAAACAACTCCAAGCGGGAATATTCATGGAATGCCTTTGGCTGCATCAATGGGTCTTGGCCATCCTTCATTAGTAAATTTTTATGGAATCAAACCCAAACTTAAACCCGAGCATTGTGCCTTGATTGGAATCAGAAGCGTTGATATTGAAGAAAGAAAAAATATCAGAAAATTAAATCCAGCTGTTTATACAATGAGCGATGTAGATAAGCTTGGAATTCACAGAGTCATATCGCGAGTATTAAAACAATTTCGTCAGCAGGTTGATCATATTCATGTAAGTTTTGATGTTGATAGTGTTGATCCTTCAATTGCACCGGGCGTTGGTACACCAGTTAAAGGCGGATTGAATTATCGTGAAGCTCACTTACTTATGGAAACAATTGCAGAGTGTGGTTGTATGTCTTCGCTTGAAGTTGCCGAAGTAAATCCAATTCTCGATGTTCATAATACAAGCGCAGTGTTTGCTGCTGAACTTATTGCATCAAGTATGGGACAAAGAATATTGTGA
- the msrA gene encoding peptide-methionine (S)-S-oxide reductase MsrA, translated as MKFKSNIFIRAKVITSTISVIFILSTLIACEKSISKNNQENVMDNQNQNKLEIATFGSGCFWCTVAIFERVKGVQKVISGYSGGTIENPTYKEVCTGTTGHAECTQIYYDPSVVTYDELLEIFWKTHDPTTLNRQGNDVGTQYRSVIFYHNQEQKEKAEFYKKKLEEEKIWDRPIVTEIVEFKKFYPAEDYHQNYYDKNPNQGYCAFVITPKVEKFEKIFKDKLKK; from the coding sequence ATGAAATTCAAATCAAACATATTTATTCGGGCAAAAGTAATTACATCTACAATTTCAGTAATTTTTATTTTGTCTACTCTCATAGCTTGTGAAAAGTCAATCTCAAAAAATAATCAGGAAAATGTAATGGATAACCAAAACCAGAATAAATTGGAAATAGCAACATTTGGTTCAGGTTGTTTCTGGTGTACAGTAGCAATATTCGAAAGAGTTAAAGGAGTTCAAAAAGTTATATCTGGTTACTCCGGCGGTACTATTGAAAATCCGACTTATAAAGAAGTTTGCACGGGAACAACCGGCCATGCCGAATGTACACAAATTTACTATGACCCATCAGTAGTAACTTATGATGAGTTGCTTGAGATATTCTGGAAAACTCATGATCCAACAACTTTAAACCGGCAAGGAAACGATGTTGGAACACAATATCGTTCTGTTATCTTCTATCACAATCAGGAACAAAAAGAAAAAGCTGAGTTTTACAAAAAAAAACTTGAAGAAGAAAAAATCTGGGATAGACCAATTGTAACTGAAATTGTGGAATTTAAAAAGTTTTATCCTGCAGAAGATTATCATCAGAATTATTATGACAAAAATCCCAATCAGGGATATTGTGCATTTGTTATAACGCCCAAAGTAGAAAAGTTCGAGAAGATATTTAAAGACAAATTAAAAAAGTAA
- the amrB gene encoding AmmeMemoRadiSam system protein B, which yields MDSFISWLEKNQISDNSFESENLFVAISPHDDYLYAGRIYYQVYKIIKAKEIIIFGVTHGTVRKAINDPQNILILDEFDFWKGPYGNVKVSDLRNEIKSKLDTGFYEVNNLAHSLEHSIEALIPFLQHYNREIKITPVMVTRMPFDRMDSIAVKLSEVILNYANEKNLKPGKDLFILISNDANHYGEDFNNYPYGLDESAHKAATYEDKRIAHKFNGEISTEKISDISNELWTETEAKEIYPLWCGRYPIVLGLLTSTHLAKKLGKDISGKLFCYSDTFTEKVLSFKETKMGMTAPFSLRHWVGFLSAGFYLR from the coding sequence ATGGACTCATTTATAAGTTGGTTGGAAAAAAATCAAATATCTGATAATAGCTTTGAATCAGAAAATTTATTTGTGGCAATTTCTCCCCACGATGATTATTTATATGCTGGAAGAATTTATTATCAGGTTTACAAAATTATTAAAGCAAAAGAGATAATAATTTTTGGTGTTACTCACGGAACAGTGCGAAAAGCAATTAACGATCCTCAGAATATTTTAATACTGGATGAATTTGATTTTTGGAAAGGACCTTATGGAAATGTAAAAGTTTCGGATTTACGAAATGAAATCAAGTCGAAACTTGACACTGGTTTTTATGAAGTTAATAATCTTGCTCATTCACTCGAGCATTCTATCGAAGCGCTGATTCCATTTCTACAGCATTATAATCGGGAAATAAAAATCACACCGGTTATGGTAACAAGAATGCCTTTTGATAGGATGGATTCTATAGCAGTAAAGCTATCAGAAGTAATTTTAAACTATGCGAATGAGAAAAATCTTAAACCGGGGAAAGATTTATTTATTCTTATTTCAAATGATGCAAATCATTATGGTGAAGATTTTAATAATTATCCTTATGGACTTGATGAATCTGCTCATAAAGCTGCTACGTATGAAGATAAGAGAATAGCACATAAGTTTAACGGAGAGATATCAACTGAAAAGATTTCTGATATTTCAAACGAGCTTTGGACAGAAACTGAAGCAAAAGAAATTTATCCACTGTGGTGCGGAAGATACCCGATTGTTCTGGGATTACTTACTTCAACACATTTAGCAAAAAAACTTGGTAAAGATATTTCGGGGAAATTGTTTTGTTATTCGGATACTTTCACTGAAAAAGTTTTATCATTCAAAGAAACGAAGATGGGGATGACAGCCCCATTCTCATTAAGACATTGGGTTGGATTTTTATCAGCAGGTTTTTATCTGAGATAA
- a CDS encoding T9SS type A sorting domain-containing protein: MKRIFLFFAGLLLSTSLLYSQYEPIYSFEELMRITEENPQMIFEAREMTSLLEIPHSIYLPQGIFIEARAVQNDRVVYVVINNLLDIYNNAEVLTWQQIQNRFDLSSARLNYVKKATQNPTLGYNITVRPEGSQSSQYLLIPDWTADGIMLFDATTGDLLNQNFIVDPTNLSSPKQARLAPQGFVSVSDQIDDVVQSYDTMGTYFGVFAPAGGVNNTILDNIRGHNYRPNGNLVVTVGSGGNQNAVAEFDNAGNYIGQFIAAGAGGLNSPFDIVFRSNDVLVDGSSSNKVHRYDLSGNYLNDFVSSGLAFPQQIHLESNGNVAVAGFSTPSALFVYDSLGTLLASYNVITGLRGAYKLPNGNYIVTNGSGVHEITTSNTLVRTIVAGVSAQYVDFVDFQNVIPVELKSFTAVANGNNVELSWSTATETNNRGFEIQRSVISSRARNLSWEAAGFVDGKGTTTEPQNYVFVDKNLTSGKYAYRLKQIDFDGTFEYSNEIEVEIVTPDKFTLEQNYPNPFNPTTVISWQSPVSGWQTLKVYDVLGNEVVTLVNEHREAGSYKVEFSTGSIGNASELPSGIYYYKLSIGNFSDVKKMTVIK; this comes from the coding sequence ATGAAAAGAATTTTTCTTTTTTTTGCCGGTCTATTATTATCTACTTCTTTGCTCTATTCTCAGTATGAACCTATTTATTCATTTGAGGAACTTATGCGAATCACGGAGGAAAATCCTCAGATGATTTTTGAAGCAAGAGAAATGACTTCATTACTTGAAATTCCTCATTCAATTTACTTACCTCAGGGAATTTTTATAGAAGCACGGGCTGTTCAGAACGATCGCGTTGTTTATGTAGTGATTAATAATCTTCTTGATATTTATAACAACGCGGAAGTATTAACCTGGCAGCAAATACAAAACAGATTTGATCTTTCATCTGCAAGATTAAACTATGTAAAGAAAGCTACGCAAAATCCTACTCTAGGTTATAACATAACAGTTCGACCCGAAGGCAGCCAAAGTAGTCAATATTTATTAATTCCTGATTGGACTGCAGATGGTATTATGCTATTTGATGCAACAACAGGTGATTTATTAAATCAGAATTTTATTGTTGATCCGACAAATCTCTCTTCGCCAAAGCAAGCAAGGTTAGCTCCTCAGGGATTTGTTTCCGTTTCTGATCAGATTGACGATGTTGTTCAGAGTTATGATACAATGGGAACTTATTTTGGAGTATTTGCACCTGCAGGTGGTGTTAATAATACAATTCTTGATAATATAAGAGGACATAACTACAGACCCAATGGAAATCTTGTGGTTACAGTAGGAAGTGGTGGTAATCAAAATGCTGTTGCAGAATTTGACAATGCAGGAAATTATATCGGGCAGTTTATTGCAGCAGGCGCAGGTGGTCTAAATAGTCCGTTTGATATTGTTTTCAGAAGCAATGATGTTCTTGTTGATGGAAGCTCCAGTAATAAAGTTCATCGCTATGATTTGAGCGGAAACTATTTAAATGATTTTGTCTCTTCAGGATTAGCATTCCCTCAGCAGATCCATCTTGAAAGTAATGGTAATGTAGCCGTTGCAGGATTTTCTACTCCTTCAGCTTTGTTTGTATATGATTCTCTGGGTACTCTTCTCGCTTCTTATAATGTAATAACCGGACTTCGTGGAGCATATAAACTTCCAAACGGCAATTATATTGTAACAAATGGTTCAGGTGTGCATGAAATAACAACTTCAAATACTCTTGTTAGAACAATTGTTGCCGGAGTCAGTGCTCAATATGTTGACTTTGTTGATTTCCAGAATGTCATTCCTGTTGAACTAAAATCATTCACTGCAGTTGCAAATGGAAATAATGTTGAGCTGAGCTGGTCAACTGCAACTGAAACAAACAATCGTGGTTTTGAAATTCAGCGAAGTGTCATATCGAGCAGAGCGAGGAATCTTTCCTGGGAAGCTGCTGGATTTGTTGATGGCAAAGGAACAACTACCGAACCTCAGAACTATGTGTTTGTTGATAAAAATCTTACTTCAGGAAAATATGCTTATAGATTAAAGCAAATAGATTTTGACGGAACATTTGAGTATTCAAATGAAATAGAAGTAGAAATAGTAACACCGGATAAATTTACTCTTGAGCAGAACTATCCAAATCCATTCAATCCGACGACAGTAATCAGTTGGCAGTCACCAGTAAGCGGTTGGCAAACACTTAAAGTTTATGATGTGCTTGGCAATGAAGTAGTTACTTTAGTGAATGAACACAGAGAAGCTGGAAGTTATAAAGTAGAATTCTCCACAGGATCCATTGGAAATGCAAGTGAATTACCAAGTGGAATCTATTACTACAAATTATCTATTGGTAATTTTTCAGATGTAAAGAAGATGACGGTGATTAAGTAA